From Plasmodium malariae genome assembly, chromosome: 8:
cagagaacaataaatttataattaaaactaatttttaaaaaagttatatttttactttaacaaaaaaatacatattctcagatataatatttacattttagtTATATTCCTCCTTcatttactaaaattttaatttcagCAATAATCACGAAGTTTTGTTTCTTGacgaacatatatattattataatatacagTAAAAACTAATCCAAATAATTTGAATGGTGTTATTTTAACCTTAAAaccataaaataattaataagagCGAAAAAACTAAACTTTCAAAAGGAATagtatctatttatttataatatattaaaaaatcaaagtTGATACCTAAATAGATATTCcaatataatgtaaaatttatataaatatgtattaaaattaacttaattttctgtaaaatatatatacgcaacTACATAATCGccatatgaataataaataattgcaaaaatatttctgtataaattttttttaattacaataaagtaatatatttttccaaattattatattaataattaaagacttttattttatattatagagAATGTACTTTATTCCTAtaatattaagtaaaaattaattgagTCTTTTTTCTAaggaatttctttttaaattttatgcacgacaaaaggaatatactatgtataaatgtactaTGGAGcattacttttatttgtatatgtattaacatgatatagatataatttattttatttaattcatatattcttttatacaATGGCATCTGAAGTTATAGTAGAAAacgtaaaatttatatttatattattatatataatattgtattCAAGATCTCTTTGTTATagaaatagataaatatatatttcatctAAGCGggatttttcttatttaaaagttattattaattttttgtatttttaggATAATTGCGTGGAATTATTTCTTAGATACAAAAAGGATTTTGATAAGACTATTCAagatttttatgataaaactCCTGAACTAAATCCTGGAAAAACATGTGCTACAGTGTTTAGTAGTGTTTCTAACTTTACAGAAGCTTGTCAAGAAATTGGAGtgtatttaatgaaaatacagaagtattatttttctgaAAGAATAAGACGTTGTAAATACTTGAATTACAGgataaataatgaagaaaaatataataagccATCTAATTGGTttgatgaatataataaattttcttccAAACTTGATAATATATGTGAGCAAAAATTCGAAGTAATTAAACctgatattttaaataatcttAAAAAACTATATAGTTATTATGATGCTTTTCACAAATATGATGGCACAAATGGCACATCTAATGAAGGTTACTGTAATAAAATTCAAGAGTGTTAcaacttttatattaaacattATGACAAAtgtcaaaaaaataaggaaaatgcCTTTTGTGAGGAGTTATCCAATTTCAAGAAAGCATACGATAATAAAATGCGCAAGGTAGCACCTTGTTCTAGTTTACCACATATTTTACCACCTACACAAGtagattatatatttgttaccAGTTTAACAACATCTATAGCATTACTAACATTAttcactttattttttttatataaggttAATAAAAACTATACGTAATTGTAAGGATATAATACTTCGatgattatatttattttcaaaaattactagaataaaataattatatttttaaatatacgtatttatttttttcatatagttTACTCCACTGAAATCTTGGTTACATAGTcgtttaaaaagaaaaacaataattGAACTTGAAGAAGAAACAACAAATTTCTTACAAAACATACAAGAAGAAGTTGATAGAATTCATGGAAAaagttttcataatataagtTATCAGCCtagaaaagatatataatacaaaaattgcAGTTTATATTAATTGCATTAAAAAATCTAATACAGAGCGATATGAATTTTGAATACGtgtgaaaatttattaataaataaaattaattaaaatataaagaaataaataaaagttcttaaaaattacaataatactaatataaaaattattcaaagataagattaacaaataatcagcacaaaattaagaaatagtAGCgcaaaaatacatttatacgtaAGATTTTATCCAGGatacaaaacaaataattttaaaaattaaatatatcacaaaagattattcaataaatattaattttcttatacAGTAATACTAAATAATATCTATTACGTAAATATTGAAAAGGAATAATagggaaaaacaaaaagaagcATTAAAAACTATACcaataatattactatacaagttaaaaaaaaaaaaaaaaaatttgaaataaaaggattacccaaaaaataaaaaatttatacattttcttCATAAGAATTTGCATCTAATATTTttgcaattattttttattttaaaattaagtaGAATTGAAAATTTAACCTAATGCAGTACATTTCATCATTGTTCCTTCATGTTGCAGCTATTATATGTTGAATTTTAATAAggatatacatacatgatgataagagaaaaaaataatattgttgATGTATTctaaatagaaatatttttatttattagttaataattcatatatatatcctttttaagtgcaatacttaattttttgttttgttatttaataccattttatatttataatattcaagAGGGGTAAACAAATGGATATAGGATAAATaaagaacatataaataattacattataattataatttttttattaaaatgaattataataaaaataaatagcgTTTTTTtgtctatattttatttctatttattttatactaaaGCAAATATTCTATAAATATTCCCATAAATGATgtagtaatataataacacaTATAGAatcagaaaaattaaaaaataattatcctTTTCTTGAGTATTCAAAGATAATTACACTTATATAGCCTCCTAGAaactaattatatatataactgtacATTCTATCTGTTGGATATGGAAGCTCCCATTTTTAatcacataaaaattttatgtaccgctttattttgttaattagaaatttcaaaatattgatatattttagttattacatataaatatatgagaCCTTagattttactatatatacacattttatatattaatttagatATAACTTTTTTCGGATTTACTTAATATGACAttcaaaatagtaaaataaaagaatgcATAATACTGAAAAATttcaacataaaaaaaacattgaattcttcatataaaaataacaaatccAAAAGTTTTTATGATAAGGAAGCgtttagtattatttttaatgaagatttcattatagttattatacgtttattatattcagAAGTTCTCAGTATTTAGTTCACCAACTATTAAATATAAGGACacaattttgttatattttaataatttttttttattttactttaattaattattatactatatatatatgtgcacagAGAACTTAATAATAAggtatataacaaaaataaattataaaaataatgaagtaTTACTTCCCTGCTAATTTTCTTATGTCATaccaaattaaaatatttttaactaaattaatatataaaaattatttaattagttCCCTTATAAATTCAgcaaattttaataatttattttatataataagaaaaaaaactttatatacaaaaaatttgcattcatttatatgtaaaaatagacgaatcaaaaaaaatttgtttaccagcttaaaaaaatatttttaaaatttattttttatttatttttacttttccttattcatatataataataatataaatcttTACATTTCTAAAATcactaaattatatatttttctttttaaaatatgttaattatgtacttaataatatatataagcttaaaaaataaagtaaaatagtAATAGGGATAATATTAGCATTATCCACACACGAAAAACGCAAaatcttatttaaaaaagttattattttattatacattataatttCCTATGTATaccatgaaaaaaaaaaaaggttttataaaaagtattacatcataaatatattttataatatatttctaataaaaattatatttatttcctttagtaaaatatatgtaatataatacattaacTTTGCTTGattaaattcaaaaaatgatatttttatttttaaaaaaaacctAAGCAAGTACTTttcttattacatatataagcaGTCATTTTAGAATtgaataagataaaaataaaaacacaagtatttttcatttaaaatatgaattctAAATAGTACCAAGGAATATATGTtagttttaatattatatattaattttgattcaatatatatatatttaatgacaacatattttaacacaccaaaatatatataaagcaataatatataaatataatgcaaccataatttttaatacaaaataaaaatcattaaaacattcaaatatacaaaaaagcgaaaaacttaatttattactgttcgtataaaaataatatcttatatatatgtatatttataaaattatatcaatAATAAGTATGACTATAAtgtagataaaaataaagatattatacataattcTTCTTACTAAtaacttatttatatgaaaacaCAAATTTCTTATTGTTTCGTTTACTCTGTTATCAACTTAaatatttgatatttttcattatttcttaagaTCTTATAAATAGCTATTATAATTAAGATTGATAACATAATGAAAGTTActgcaaataataatatataaacatgtcCTTCATTATTTAAACCTAATATTCCTTTAAGGAATTGTAAAATCTGATGATCTATTCCACTATTGGTTGCACCTCCAGACGTCTTCTCGAATTTACATGATATAGATAATCCTATAcccaaaaggaaaaaaaaaaaaagcatagcAATTCCATATCTacattttctaaattttattttttttagtgcTATATCACCAATTCTCTTGTTTTTTTCAATGTAATCatcataatcttttttttttatccattttttttcaaaatggaaatgttttccatcaaacatTCCATTTCTATAATCAATGAATTCTGTATAATATTGCGCTTTATTTAATAGAcctttattaaattttctgtttttactttttaacacattttctttatcatatgaatcttttttttcgtacTTTACTTTATTTGACatatcttcttttaaatCTGCAaactttgaatatttattctgtttatattttactaatattCTATATTGTCTTCTAACTAATTTTATATCTAGTTTATAGTTATCTAACGACGTTCTGAACATGTactaaaaaaacaaataataaaatataaatatttgctATTTAATAGAAGATACAAAATAATGGTAAATAACAgttctaataaaaataaaacacaaaatatagaaaaatttaaatatcattaaatgatatttttctattacaTCATTGTCAAAATGACATATCCAAGTTAACAGGATATACgcagaaattttaataaataagattGATATAATACTTTGTTccatgttatatatttttaatatttttattatatacaataataaaggtattactaatattataCTTACAAAGATAAAGGAtagtacaatatatatttgatttttgttttctattatttttcacttttttgtaaaattataataatatatatttaactataaaaatttatacagtatttaaaaaaaataaattaaactaaatatatttctcaaattttttatccaAATGtcattcaaataaaaaaaataaactttgttaaaataatatattttgaatacatgaacaaataataaaatcatacaattttattatttattgtagtacactaattaaatatgttttttgctatattttttcaaaataaaataaaacaatatatatatttatatgttttattttattttattatattctgaaatgttctttttatatacaatatataatgtagagaatatagataatcgattattttgtatataaaaagaacaataatttcttttaattgtGTTTTTCATctaataattctaattatataaatataatatttttaaaaaacttttaatttctaataaaatattaaatattataatatattaataaaaacagaaaaatatattatatgcaaCTTCCTgttgtatattatttatagtaaTGATCTTAGCACTATATAAGCATATGcattcttatataaaatattatatatttataaaatataattaaatatatatctactACTCTATGTAGTAATGTATGTTCTAAGCGTAAATAAAAAGCATCTTTTCACCTTTGCAAAATAATTTGTgaacaatataatttttaattaagtttaatttatatcattattattatattatgaatcTTTTTATTCAcctaattaaattattcatatttttacttgaataattatatgcattcagaataattattattatagttaataaaaggaaaatagggtttatactaaaaaataatcaagAAATAATGCAtacaatttaattatttaaaatatatatataatgcaatatattcatataataatatttactacgaaatattcatatagaaaatatggaaatatgactttataatttactataatataatagTTAGTAATTTTGTTCCTTACAATTTTAAAAcgaataatttattcttttataaatatatcatgtctaagaaaatatttaaaaatataatttaaacaatgaacataaataaatagttttttattgaaaagatatttaaaattaaggATATGTTGTATTCAGTTATTAATGTTTCTCATTTATTATAACGtactaatttaaaattataaaagtacgacgtataataatatttatgctAATCATCTAatattaaactttttttatttttgaccTAAAATATTAGTGTTACACGAAAATAgtcaataatttataaataagtaaaaataaataaatttacaatagtatttttaaattacgggaaaaagaaatacgCAAAAATCAATATTATCGTATTCTTATTGTTTTTAAGCATTTATAGTGTAATTGCGATATTTATGATGGATCTTATttagtatacatatataatcataatatcattgccttaatttttatctcaaaattaatatttccattatatatatatgtaaacaaaatctaagaatttataataatatatttttaacttaataaaaaatgtaccctatatatattaaacactTAAGATACATTTccttatataaagaattcaTTCTTTTTAGAAAAGTCCTTTTTCTCTAAACATcgttgttcttttttttattaatattacctatatttgtataaaattcttatatttttgtaaacgTAAAATGTCATATGCAAGcgttttccattttttttaatatagctaattttttcattaaataactatatctaaaattatatataaatatattcctaTTAATGTTCCAGAATTTGTTCCATTAAACTGcttatcatatattatttatgttatttcattatttcatgtatattatatttatatatatacttcgTCTTTAATGTATGATATTTTCAATGGTATAactatataatgaaatttgtttttgtttcttaaaatattttatctaagaaataagtaaaatattcttatatctATAACGGATATTTagttcaaaattttttttataatttgtaattttttaatgtacttATTTATAAGAATTTTACATTCTATTTTTCATACTCATAGAAATTAAACATAAGTATATGTTTCTTatggtatatattttaaaaagtatttcatgtaaataaattttcttaataaaattctttCTCCTTTCATAGTGTTATGATATTaagctatatatatttctccatatatacttatttttccaattaatctatattatatactattCGTACAAcgattatataaattaatattcatacatacaagttataagaaaaaaaatataacatcttaataattttaacataatAACTTATATCTAACTatcacataattttttatttgtttaaacgtttattttatttatatattactttaaagttataatatttttatatacctatgtattttatacatctataatgcattatatattatattaatgaatatgCCTATGTAAtgattcatatatattaatacgataatttattttattataatttaggTTATATTTCCCtttgtattaaatatatcatctgctttataaatttttcatatataataactcttataatttattacaaagaacaatgtatatattaatgcaacaaattatattcattcgtttcattaaatacaaaataagacgcttttatatctatttataaggaattaatacatatatctaAATATATCAACAAATAGCAATTTTATATCGAAATAAgacaaaaaatagaaaatgttatttcttttagttcaaatataaattaatgaactacctcaataatattatataaattgtcatgttatgtattcattataattcataaaaaaaaattttcatgaaaaccgatatatatacaaaaatatattttttaagccataaatatgtaattatacTAAAAGAGTACactaaaatacatatttaagaatattgTAAAATTCAAATTCATCAAAAGTTCAggaacataatttttaactatgttgtaaaaaaaaagaacatgaGTTAGAGgcaattataaaattttaaaacatatatatattgttaataagtatataagTAAAGACATTACGGTTGTTacgttatattatatacttcATTACAGAAATGAACGTATTCCACACcacatattttatactttccttaatttaattttttcatattttttaacctttttatggtaataataaactCCTAATATAAGTGTGATacctaatataataaaaggtaTAACATAAATTAGATAACCAAAAAAAACCGGCGCATAATTATATCCTGCTTCATTCCCAGCATCACTAAATTTTCCCTGAACATTTTGAAGCTTTTTTAGAAGATTTGGTGTTTTTTCCATGGGCTGAAACAtccattttatataagaCGAACTCAATGTTTCATATAAGAAACGGAACCAGCCTCTTAcaaataaattcaataaCTTGGTAATCCCATATATAAACCCACAATTTGCAGATACGTCTAATATAAGTCCTAttgataacaaaaaaaacaaaaagagaaTTGGTGACCTCAGTAGTGATCCcaatttttttcgtattatttttttgtaaacttTATTACTGATTGTCCTATtgtttttaacaaaattctCATAATCAAGTTCcttgaatatttttctttctatataggaatatttttttgtttcaaatatacaagatttatttattatatcttttttgtgGACTCTTGCACCTTGTGATAAATTTCCATTTgttaatttccttttttctgttgcccatttatcattattatatatatcttttttatcttttactCCATTTGGTATCCATTCTTTTAAACATACAATACTTGAAGCCTTATCCTTCTTATATTTTGCCAGTAATCGATAATTTCgtgcatataatttttgatgATTTGTATAGCATTTAGGCAAAATTTTGTTATGCATAACctgaaaaagcaaaaaaaaaaaaaaaatggatcaTGTAAACGAATTATCTCACGctaaaaaaaagtactaacaaaaataaagcacGAATAATATAAGTCATACGTTTAActttaaatgatattatcataccctataattatataaataacatatccaacttaaaaagataaaactataaattttaaagaataacagtaacttaacttttttttccattacgTAGATCATTAAAATGGTAATATTCTGAGAAGGGgtactattaaaaa
This genomic window contains:
- the PmUG01_08013300 gene encoding PIR protein, with the translated sequence MASEVIVENDNCVELFLRYKKDFDKTIQDFYDKTPELNPGKTCATVFSSVSNFTEACQEIGVYLMKIQKYYFSERIRRCKYLNYRINNEEKYNKPSNWFDEYNKFSSKLDNICEQKFEVIKPDILNNLKKLYSYYDAFHKYDGTNGTSNEGYCNKIQECYNFYIKHYDKCQKNKENAFCEELSNFKKAYDNKMRKVAPCSSLPHILPPTQVDYIFVTSLTTSIALLTLFTLFFLYKFTPLKSWLHSRLKRKTIIELEEETTNFLQNIQEEVDRIHGKSFHNISYQPRKDI
- the PmUG01_08013400 gene encoding fam-m protein, with translation MEQSIISILFIKISAYILLTWICHFDNDYMFRTSLDNYKLDIKLVRRQYRILVKYKQNKYSKFADLKEDMSNKVKYEKKDSYDKENVLKSKNRKFNKGLLNKAQYYTEFIDYRNGMFDGKHFHFEKKWIKKKDYDDYIEKNKRIGDIALKKIKFRKCRYGIAMLFFFFLLGIGLSISCKFEKTSGGATNSGIDHQILQFLKGILGLNNEGHVYILLFAVTFIMLSILIIIAIYKILRNNEKYQIFKLITE
- the PmUG01_08013500 gene encoding fam-l protein, giving the protein MEKKVKLLLFFKIYSFIFLSWICYLYNYRVMHNKILPKCYTNHQKLYARNYRLLAKYKKDKASSIVCLKEWIPNGVKDKKDIYNNDKWATEKRKLTNGNLSQGARVHKKDIINKSCIFETKKYSYIERKIFKELDYENFVKNNRTISNKVYKKIIRKKLGSLLRSPILFLFFLLSIGLILDVSANCGFIYGITKLLNLFVRGWFRFLYETLSSSYIKWMFQPMEKTPNLLKKLQNVQGKFSDAGNEAGYNYAPVFFGYLIYVIPFIILGITLILGVYYYHKKVKKYEKIKLRKV